One part of the Lachnospiraceae bacterium JLR.KK002 genome encodes these proteins:
- a CDS encoding DUF2185 domain-containing protein has translation MGLFNSKKKKENETEDVKTEVRKPEIKQYIEGAGESIVSKSILEGTSRLKWLFRQNNGQGNGWIAFGDRDTQEYVDNPDNMAVVDFNVLANLEPAVVNVFHMPYGADLEFRTDASGSYFVDTATGEEIREQVRTPLQAVFEENLKFLNKETYPETFFQSLFQNSGRTETYTVGEADFPTGKIVLADPIVYLGSRYMVTLEQKIPAGSYPIDLSICHSDKVGLRIAAARLRVSGSRPVRHEIAMPEGNSREDLGKPGVWAFFGVDAGLACISDKQVAANYRTFISRWKQEHPDKNEYYDYFASLFRKSYEMCPGLQRESGDFLLWQIPDTEEKVVMFASGMGDGIYSGYWGLDEQGQPAELVIPFLNPEYM, from the coding sequence ATGGGATTATTTAACAGTAAGAAGAAAAAAGAGAATGAAACAGAAGACGTAAAAACGGAAGTCAGAAAACCGGAAATAAAGCAATATATAGAAGGAGCGGGAGAATCTATTGTGAGCAAATCCATTCTGGAGGGCACTTCCAGGCTGAAATGGCTTTTCCGCCAGAATAACGGGCAGGGGAACGGATGGATTGCCTTTGGAGACAGGGATACGCAGGAATATGTGGATAATCCGGACAATATGGCGGTGGTGGATTTTAACGTGCTGGCGAATCTGGAGCCGGCAGTGGTAAATGTATTCCATATGCCTTATGGAGCGGATCTGGAATTCCGCACGGATGCTTCCGGCTCTTATTTTGTGGATACCGCAACGGGGGAAGAAATCAGGGAACAGGTCAGAACGCCCCTGCAGGCAGTGTTTGAGGAGAATCTGAAATTTCTGAATAAGGAGACTTATCCGGAAACCTTTTTTCAGAGCCTGTTTCAAAACAGCGGCAGAACGGAAACTTATACGGTGGGGGAGGCAGACTTTCCGACGGGCAAAATCGTTCTTGCAGACCCCATTGTATATCTGGGGAGCAGGTATATGGTTACGCTGGAGCAGAAGATTCCGGCCGGAAGCTATCCCATTGACCTTTCCATCTGCCATTCCGATAAGGTAGGGCTTCGCATTGCGGCTGCCAGGCTTCGGGTCAGCGGCAGCAGGCCGGTCCGTCATGAAATTGCCATGCCGGAAGGAAACAGCCGGGAGGATCTGGGCAAACCCGGAGTATGGGCGTTTTTCGGAGTAGACGCCGGCCTGGCCTGTATTTCGGATAAGCAGGTGGCGGCGAATTACCGGACTTTTATCAGCAGATGGAAGCAGGAACATCCGGATAAGAATGAGTATTACGACTATTTCGCATCTCTGTTCCGGAAAAGCTATGAGATGTGTCCCGGACTGCAGCGGGAGAGCGGCGATTTCCTGCTCTGGCAGATACCGGATACGGAAGAAAAGGTGGTAATGTTTGCAAGCGGCATGGGAGACGGAATATACAGCGGTTACTGGGGGCTGGACGAGCAGGGGCAGCCTGCGGAACTGGTCATTCCTTTCCTGAATCCGGAGTATATGTAG
- a CDS encoding CPBP family intramembrane glutamic endopeptidase yields MKILKKTGSILFCLLPFLLALGIQLLVTVAGLVLRIIYMIQQDPSLVNELSSPAFLMELTGNSQFLAGLSAAYAVIAALVMGFWYRKRFVPNDHPRRKFSDIINPAMAAGLVLLMIGMQYISTFLVTILTVINPAWYHTYEDLMNSVGFENVTLLLALYSIIIAPVSEELIFRGVTLKYAAKAMPLFLANIFQAFLFGVFHGNVVQGVYAFAVGLFCGYVCLKGGSIYLSILFHMLFNLWGTFAPDILLYGGDSPVIHLAILAGAVCLSALGAFLYQRGAEHRSLPED; encoded by the coding sequence ATGAAAATACTCAAAAAAACCGGAAGCATCCTGTTTTGTCTGCTTCCGTTCCTTCTGGCCCTGGGCATTCAGCTTCTTGTGACTGTTGCCGGCCTTGTTCTGAGAATTATTTATATGATTCAGCAGGACCCTTCTCTGGTAAACGAACTTTCCAGTCCCGCTTTCCTTATGGAGCTGACCGGTAACAGTCAGTTTCTGGCGGGCCTGTCGGCAGCTTACGCAGTGATTGCCGCACTGGTTATGGGGTTCTGGTACCGGAAACGTTTTGTCCCGAACGACCATCCCCGCCGAAAGTTTTCTGATATCATCAACCCGGCCATGGCAGCAGGGCTGGTTCTTCTGATGATTGGAATGCAGTACATCTCCACCTTTCTGGTAACCATCCTTACGGTAATCAATCCCGCCTGGTATCACACCTATGAGGATTTGATGAACAGCGTGGGCTTTGAAAATGTCACGCTGCTGCTGGCCCTGTATTCCATTATCATTGCCCCTGTCAGTGAAGAACTGATTTTCCGGGGCGTGACCCTGAAATACGCCGCAAAAGCAATGCCTCTTTTCCTGGCAAATATCTTTCAGGCATTTTTGTTCGGCGTCTTTCACGGCAATGTGGTGCAGGGCGTCTACGCCTTTGCCGTGGGCCTGTTCTGCGGCTACGTCTGTCTGAAAGGAGGCAGCATTTACCTGTCCATCCTGTTCCACATGCTGTTTAACCTCTGGGGAACTTTTGCCCCGGATATTCTGCTCTACGGCGGTGATTCCCCTGTAATCCACCTGGCCATTCTGGCAGGCGCTGTCTGCCTCTCAGCCCTGGGAGCCTTTCTCTATCAGAGAGGGGCGGAACACCGCTCCCTGCCGGAGGACTGA
- the nagB gene encoding glucosamine-6-phosphate deaminase, which translates to MRIIKTKDYQDMSRKGAGIIAAQMILKPDSVLGLATGSTPVGIYEQLVEKYKKGDLDFSRISTVNLDEYCGPDPRDKQSYYYFMQEQLFRHVNICQNAVFVPDGSNPNEAEVCGKHENIIRDLGGIDLQLLGLGRNGHIGFNEPGPVFAKETYRVALTESTIQANARFFDSPAQVPTHAYTMGIGTIFKAGKILVAVSGEDKAEAAARAFRGPVTPEVPASILQLHPDVTVIGDEAALSGISGL; encoded by the coding sequence ATGAGGATTATCAAAACAAAAGACTATCAGGATATGAGCCGGAAAGGAGCCGGAATAATAGCAGCTCAGATGATTCTGAAACCGGACAGCGTGCTGGGACTTGCCACAGGTTCCACGCCGGTGGGAATCTATGAACAGCTTGTGGAAAAATATAAAAAGGGAGATTTGGATTTTTCCAGGATTTCCACGGTGAATCTGGACGAATACTGCGGCCCTGACCCCCGCGATAAGCAGAGCTATTATTATTTCATGCAGGAGCAGTTATTCCGGCATGTAAATATATGTCAGAACGCAGTCTTTGTTCCGGACGGAAGCAATCCCAATGAGGCGGAAGTCTGCGGGAAACATGAGAACATCATCCGGGATCTGGGCGGCATTGATCTGCAGCTTCTGGGCCTTGGACGGAACGGCCATATCGGCTTCAATGAGCCGGGGCCTGTATTTGCAAAGGAAACGTACCGGGTGGCGCTGACTGAGAGCACCATTCAGGCCAACGCACGGTTTTTCGATTCTCCCGCACAGGTTCCCACCCATGCATATACCATGGGAATCGGCACTATTTTTAAGGCAGGAAAGATACTGGTGGCAGTCAGCGGAGAAGATAAGGCCGAAGCGGCAGCACGGGCCTTCCGGGGGCCGGTAACGCCGGAAGTTCCCGCTTCCATTCTGCAGCTTCATCCGGATGTTACCGTGATTGGGGATGAGGCTGCCCTTTCCGGCATATCCGGCCTGTAA
- a CDS encoding response regulator, whose amino-acid sequence MYRVMLVDDEPIIVEGLSRSIQWEKWNCRVVATAHNGLEGKQVIEQEKPDIIFMDICMPELDGLAMIAAINSQFPDLEVCVLTGFRDFEYAKEAIRLGVTRFLLKPFNMEELEEAIEKMCENLKKKGITGEEPDDLPESGGEAEKAPEESEESPSGSFIVKHTLAYIGEHYEQKLTLGEVAEKTYVSQWHLSKLLNRHTGQSFSDILNRVRIEKAKELLKDPSLRIGTISEQVGFLDMAHFSRVFKKREGVTANEYRNKIPGRQKNSRKRNGEK is encoded by the coding sequence ATGTACAGGGTCATGCTTGTGGATGATGAGCCGATTATTGTGGAAGGGCTGTCAAGGAGTATTCAGTGGGAAAAGTGGAACTGCCGCGTAGTGGCGACCGCCCACAACGGACTGGAGGGAAAGCAGGTCATTGAGCAGGAAAAACCGGATATTATTTTTATGGATATCTGTATGCCGGAACTGGACGGTCTTGCCATGATAGCAGCCATTAACTCCCAGTTTCCGGATCTGGAAGTATGCGTACTCACCGGATTTCGGGATTTTGAGTATGCAAAAGAAGCAATTCGTCTGGGAGTGACCCGGTTTCTGCTGAAGCCTTTCAATATGGAAGAGCTGGAAGAAGCCATAGAGAAGATGTGTGAAAATCTGAAAAAGAAGGGAATTACGGGAGAGGAGCCGGACGACCTTCCGGAATCAGGCGGAGAAGCGGAAAAGGCTCCGGAGGAATCGGAAGAAAGCCCTTCCGGCAGCTTTATTGTGAAACATACCCTTGCTTATATCGGGGAACATTATGAGCAGAAACTGACACTGGGAGAAGTAGCGGAAAAGACATATGTGAGCCAGTGGCATCTGAGCAAACTTCTGAACCGTCATACGGGACAGAGCTTTTCCGATATTCTGAACCGTGTGCGGATAGAAAAAGCCAAAGAACTGCTGAAAGACCCCTCTCTTCGTATTGGAACCATATCTGAGCAGGTGGGATTCCTGGATATGGCCCATTTTTCCAGAGTGTTTAAAAAGCGGGAAGGGGTTACCGCCAATGAATACCGGAATAAAATTCCGGGGAGACAGAAAAACAGCAGAAAAAGAAATGGAGAGAAATAG
- a CDS encoding carbohydrate ABC transporter permease, with the protein MDTAVQSTVPAKKRKVKISTVVIYAILVLWALLTIFPFVWVALNSFKPSAEVLRSSFSLPAPPTLMNYENAFGKLNVLKAYGHSFVISGTVTIGVMVLASLMSFALTRYDFKGKQFVRSLIVASLMFPVFATIIPVFKMMVQWGLLSKNIAVILPQIAGNLSFATIVMTGFMQSIPLEMEEAAYMEGANVFQVFTGIIVPLCRPSLATVAIFSFLWSYNDLFVQKIMIRDSTKYPISSLLEEISSQYGTDFGLMAASVTIIVIPVMIVYILLQKNIIKGLTAGAVKG; encoded by the coding sequence ATGGATACAGCAGTACAGAGCACTGTGCCGGCAAAAAAACGAAAAGTAAAAATCAGCACGGTTGTGATTTATGCCATACTGGTTCTGTGGGCTCTTCTGACCATCTTTCCATTTGTGTGGGTGGCCCTGAATTCCTTTAAGCCTTCGGCGGAGGTCCTTCGTTCTTCCTTTTCTCTGCCCGCTCCGCCCACGCTGATGAATTATGAAAATGCATTCGGCAAACTGAATGTACTTAAGGCATATGGACACAGCTTTGTGATTTCAGGTACCGTGACCATAGGAGTTATGGTTCTGGCTTCTCTGATGTCCTTTGCACTGACCAGATATGATTTTAAGGGGAAACAGTTTGTGCGCAGCCTGATTGTGGCCAGCCTGATGTTCCCGGTGTTCGCCACCATTATCCCGGTCTTTAAAATGATGGTGCAGTGGGGGCTTCTGAGCAAAAACATTGCGGTAATCCTGCCTCAGATTGCGGGAAACCTGAGTTTTGCCACCATTGTCATGACAGGATTCATGCAGAGCATTCCCCTGGAAATGGAGGAGGCTGCCTATATGGAAGGAGCCAATGTATTTCAGGTATTTACCGGAATCATTGTTCCCCTCTGCCGGCCTTCCCTGGCTACGGTAGCCATATTCAGCTTCCTGTGGTCCTACAATGACCTGTTTGTACAGAAAATCATGATACGCGATTCCACCAAATACCCCATTTCCTCTCTGCTGGAGGAAATCAGTTCCCAGTACGGGACAGATTTCGGGCTGATGGCCGCTTCCGTGACCATTATTGTGATTCCGGTTATGATTGTATACATATTATTGCAGAAAAATATTATCAAAGGATTGACAGCAGGAGCAGTGAAAGGATAA
- a CDS encoding sugar ABC transporter permease, translating into MLYKKKWPLLIFLVPGLLFMVIFLYIPFLENIKNSFYDMPAVVKMPGTEWRFLGLDNYKRLFTDPDVRTALINSLKMMVLTVIFEVGIAFVLAVMVSQIKRLQQLFRTVYFFPVVISATAIGLLFKLFYNYNGGMLNQILEFFGREPVNWLSPELAFIMVCIPTLWSYIGFYFVILLTGLSDIPDDVYEAASIDGCNRFMQVFYITFPMMKPVFFTSVTLAVTGALKVFDLPWVMVPNGAPQGSTHFLGTYMYQQTFGLNNYDYGSTLAVLIVLLGILVSRGVGFLTEDKEERIARKEKRLREKAQRKGAA; encoded by the coding sequence ATGTTATATAAGAAAAAATGGCCCCTGCTGATATTTCTGGTGCCCGGCTTACTGTTTATGGTAATTTTTCTTTACATCCCATTTCTGGAAAATATTAAGAACAGTTTTTACGATATGCCGGCAGTAGTGAAAATGCCGGGAACGGAATGGAGATTTCTGGGGCTTGACAATTATAAAAGACTGTTCACGGACCCGGATGTGAGGACAGCGCTGATAAATTCTCTGAAAATGATGGTGCTTACCGTGATTTTCGAGGTGGGAATCGCTTTTGTGCTGGCGGTGATGGTGTCTCAGATAAAAAGGCTGCAGCAGTTATTCCGTACTGTATATTTTTTCCCGGTGGTAATCTCCGCCACTGCCATCGGTCTGCTGTTCAAGCTGTTCTACAATTACAACGGCGGTATGCTGAACCAGATTCTGGAATTTTTCGGAAGAGAGCCGGTGAACTGGCTCTCACCGGAGCTGGCCTTTATCATGGTGTGTATTCCCACATTGTGGAGTTATATCGGATTTTATTTTGTTATTCTTCTGACGGGACTCAGCGATATCCCCGACGATGTGTACGAAGCGGCTTCCATTGACGGGTGCAACCGGTTTATGCAGGTATTTTACATTACCTTTCCCATGATGAAACCGGTATTTTTCACCTCGGTGACACTGGCGGTAACAGGAGCGCTGAAGGTATTCGATCTTCCCTGGGTAATGGTTCCCAACGGGGCGCCGCAGGGGAGCACCCATTTTCTGGGTACCTACATGTATCAGCAGACCTTCGGGCTGAACAATTATGATTATGGTTCCACCCTTGCGGTACTGATTGTGCTTCTGGGAATTCTGGTGTCCAGAGGCGTGGGATTCCTCACGGAAGATAAAGAAGAACGCATTGCACGGAAAGAAAAACGTCTCAGAGAGAAAGCGCAGAGAAAGGGGGCGGCATAA
- a CDS encoding extracellular solute-binding protein translates to MKKKLLSMLLVGAMAVSALSGCGGNAGSADKGSTDGGSGTKEASSDASGGDNPVTLKTVSMFGGTDPNKEAYEAINADYMKENSNVTIEDNSQTSDEEWKAAVNADFSVGNEPDVIQFFTDATADSIIATDKLVTVEEICAEYPDYAKDTLGDALDAAKNTDGVSRAVPTTGYWEGLFCNKDLFDKYNLDLPTDWASMEKAITTFKENGVIPIACSLNNVPHYWVEFLMLYAAGVEEYTSVPETAPEGWVKGLEMFKTLRDMGAFPEDTDTVDDAYVGQLFRDKKAAMQLEGSWYSGNIEDTENTVVVSFPGVPDQKAEAGTMVGGISSGFYITRKAWDDPDKREAAVKFVMAHTCQAGVQKYWEATGAVSRAAVEVTPVEGISPLVDSIAVCTDAKNVVVAPTDARIGDAYKTLISEIVKVSTGAISAEDAINEALSIRQQLQ, encoded by the coding sequence ATGAAGAAGAAGCTTTTATCCATGCTGCTGGTTGGGGCCATGGCAGTATCAGCCCTGTCAGGCTGCGGGGGAAATGCAGGAAGTGCGGACAAAGGAAGTACGGACGGAGGAAGCGGCACAAAAGAAGCGTCCTCAGACGCATCAGGAGGAGATAATCCCGTTACCCTGAAAACGGTATCCATGTTCGGCGGTACGGACCCCAACAAAGAGGCTTATGAGGCAATCAATGCAGACTACATGAAGGAAAACAGCAATGTTACCATTGAAGATAACTCTCAGACCTCAGACGAGGAGTGGAAAGCAGCAGTCAATGCAGATTTTTCCGTTGGAAATGAGCCGGACGTTATCCAGTTCTTTACCGATGCAACTGCAGACAGCATTATTGCCACAGACAAACTGGTAACAGTAGAAGAAATCTGTGCGGAATATCCGGATTATGCCAAAGATACTCTGGGAGACGCGCTGGATGCGGCGAAGAATACGGACGGCGTGTCAAGGGCAGTGCCCACTACCGGATACTGGGAAGGACTGTTCTGCAATAAGGATTTATTTGACAAGTACAATCTGGATTTGCCCACAGACTGGGCTTCCATGGAAAAAGCAATCACCACTTTTAAGGAAAACGGTGTGATTCCCATTGCCTGCTCCCTGAACAATGTGCCCCATTACTGGGTGGAATTTTTAATGCTCTATGCAGCAGGAGTGGAAGAATATACCTCTGTTCCGGAAACAGCGCCGGAAGGATGGGTAAAAGGTCTTGAGATGTTCAAAACTCTGCGGGATATGGGAGCATTTCCGGAAGATACGGACACGGTAGACGACGCTTATGTGGGACAGCTGTTCCGTGATAAAAAAGCAGCCATGCAGTTAGAAGGCTCCTGGTATTCCGGAAATATTGAAGATACGGAAAATACCGTAGTAGTTTCCTTCCCCGGTGTTCCGGACCAGAAAGCGGAAGCAGGCACCATGGTAGGAGGCATTTCCTCCGGATTCTATATTACCAGGAAAGCATGGGATGACCCGGACAAGAGAGAGGCGGCAGTGAAATTTGTCATGGCCCATACCTGTCAGGCAGGCGTTCAGAAATACTGGGAAGCTACCGGTGCCGTATCCCGTGCGGCAGTGGAAGTGACTCCGGTGGAAGGTATTTCTCCGCTGGTAGATTCCATTGCAGTGTGCACAGACGCCAAAAACGTGGTGGTAGCCCCGACAGACGCAAGAATCGGCGATGCATATAAGACACTGATTTCGGAAATTGTAAAAGTATCCACAGGCGCAATTTCTGCAGAAGACGCCATCAATGAGGCCCTTTCTATCAGACAGCAGTTACAGTAA
- a CDS encoding sensor histidine kinase, with amino-acid sequence MKKKTKSLNKKILLFLILCWGVPVAVFFTFTTISYHQRIVEKAEGLMEEELYNAASFASIRIGDAITLCQRPSYEKTWEVAWKSYERGSCTRTEYLQEVNASLKGKFYLDERFNMYAYYCYGHENPECFSSRTGISYHSYLTEIQPAIEDIMEGDSSYAYVRVVEGRMFIIRNLYTTADYVRYGTLVVELNKYKIFQDVSQNTRDNMIVCIGDSQDVLDFTRKEPGDSREKLLQQLTQNYDGVSRRRIDRVENREYNGYLYQERYDNYHTGIILFARRRELYASLYEFYSLVAMLLVLFIPFFCYGAWFLRRHIQVPVEQIMRASKKMEEGEMGVRVEGREMPNLEFQYMKESFDSMSAQVKYLFDYVYEEKLARKDAQIQALQAQINPHFLNNTLEMMNWQARMSGDTVVPKMIEALGTVLDYRMNRANVREIHLSQELQCVNSYFYIMSMRFGQRLRIERDIDEELLDVMVPPLILQPLVENAIVHGVEAMANGTIEVKVYHDTDCMYLEVRNTGKEITEETQRKIQAILEGNEAQIPREPGRHTSIGIQNVNRRIRLVYGESYGLTITQEQGEETVSRITIPYRKELEEQTSEERESVEEELKNMARLNN; translated from the coding sequence ATGAAGAAAAAAACGAAATCACTGAACAAAAAAATACTGCTGTTTCTGATACTGTGCTGGGGCGTGCCGGTTGCAGTATTTTTTACATTTACAACCATTTCCTACCATCAGCGGATTGTGGAGAAGGCAGAAGGGCTCATGGAAGAAGAACTGTACAATGCGGCCTCCTTTGCCTCAATTCGGATTGGAGACGCCATCACTCTCTGCCAGCGGCCTTCCTATGAAAAAACCTGGGAGGTGGCCTGGAAAAGTTATGAAAGAGGAAGCTGTACCAGAACGGAATATCTTCAGGAAGTAAATGCCAGCCTGAAAGGGAAGTTTTATCTGGATGAGCGGTTCAACATGTATGCCTATTACTGTTACGGTCATGAGAATCCGGAGTGTTTTTCTTCCCGGACAGGCATTTCCTACCACAGTTATCTGACAGAAATCCAGCCGGCCATCGAGGATATTATGGAAGGGGATTCTTCTTATGCGTATGTGCGCGTGGTGGAAGGGCGGATGTTTATTATACGGAACCTCTATACCACAGCAGACTATGTGCGGTACGGAACGTTGGTGGTGGAACTGAACAAATATAAAATTTTTCAGGATGTCTCCCAGAATACCCGTGATAATATGATTGTGTGTATCGGGGACAGCCAGGATGTGCTGGATTTTACCCGCAAAGAGCCGGGAGACAGCAGGGAAAAACTGCTGCAGCAGCTTACACAGAATTATGATGGAGTCAGCAGGCGGCGGATTGACCGGGTGGAAAACAGAGAATACAACGGATACCTCTATCAGGAGCGGTACGACAATTACCATACGGGGATTATTCTGTTTGCCAGAAGGCGGGAGCTGTATGCCAGCCTGTATGAGTTTTATTCCCTTGTGGCCATGCTGCTGGTACTGTTTATACCCTTTTTCTGTTATGGAGCCTGGTTTCTGCGCAGACATATTCAGGTTCCCGTTGAACAGATTATGCGGGCTTCCAAAAAGATGGAGGAGGGGGAAATGGGCGTCCGGGTGGAAGGGCGGGAAATGCCCAACCTGGAATTTCAGTATATGAAAGAGAGTTTTGACAGCATGTCCGCTCAGGTAAAATATCTCTTTGATTATGTGTACGAAGAAAAACTGGCCCGCAAAGATGCCCAGATTCAGGCGTTGCAGGCCCAGATTAACCCTCATTTCCTGAACAATACCCTGGAAATGATGAACTGGCAGGCCAGAATGTCCGGGGACACTGTGGTGCCGAAAATGATAGAGGCGCTGGGTACGGTGCTGGATTACAGGATGAACCGGGCGAATGTGCGGGAAATCCATCTGTCCCAGGAGCTTCAGTGCGTGAACTCCTATTTCTATATTATGTCCATGCGCTTCGGGCAGCGGCTGCGGATTGAGCGGGATATTGACGAAGAACTTCTGGATGTGATGGTGCCTCCGCTGATTTTGCAGCCTCTGGTGGAAAATGCCATAGTCCATGGAGTGGAAGCCATGGCCAACGGCACCATAGAAGTAAAAGTGTACCATGATACGGACTGCATGTATCTGGAAGTGCGGAATACGGGAAAAGAGATTACGGAAGAAACACAGCGGAAAATACAGGCCATTCTGGAAGGAAACGAAGCGCAGATTCCCAGAGAGCCGGGAAGACATACCTCTATCGGTATTCAGAATGTGAACCGGAGAATCCGTCTGGTATACGGAGAATCCTACGGTCTGACCATTACCCAGGAACAGGGGGAGGAGACCGTTTCCAGAATTACCATACCTTACCGGAAGGAGTTGGAAGAGCAAACGTCAGAAGAACGGGAGAGTGTGGAAGAAGAACTGAAGAACATGGCAAGATTAAACAATTAA
- a CDS encoding phosphoglucomutase/phosphomannomutase family protein encodes MVKFGTGGWRAVIGDEFTKANIQLLSQGLVNKMKSEGVAERGIVMGYDRRFLSKEAMQWAATVFAAAHINVYLINKSSPTPLVMFHVMKHEFPYGMMITASHNPAIYNGIKVFTAGGRDADEVQTKDIEDYIGDLKPEDVQETEYETGKQEGYIREIYPLNEYLDNIIDSVDMQAIRNAGLKVALDPMYGVSETSLKMILMTARCEVATIHDRHDTLFGGKLPAPSAATLHSLQNYVVEKKFDIGIATDGDADRIGVIDDQGNFLHPNDILVLLYYYLVKFRGWSGPVVRNIATTHMLDKVAKQFGETCYEVPVGFKHISAKMQESGAIIGGESSGGLTVRGHINGKDGIYAAALLIEMIAVTGKKLSRIMEDIYRECGAIHMEERDYQFTPEKKKHMQKILMEDKLLPELPEEIDHISYLDGSKVYFRNGGWVIARFSGTEPLLRIFCEMPEASQAAEICGIYEKFLEL; translated from the coding sequence ATGGTAAAATTTGGAACAGGCGGCTGGAGAGCTGTCATCGGAGATGAATTTACAAAAGCAAACATACAGTTGCTTTCACAGGGACTGGTAAATAAAATGAAAAGCGAAGGAGTGGCAGAGCGGGGCATTGTCATGGGATATGACCGGAGGTTTCTCTCCAAAGAGGCCATGCAGTGGGCGGCCACGGTATTTGCGGCAGCGCATATCAATGTGTACCTGATTAACAAATCCTCCCCCACTCCGCTGGTGATGTTCCATGTGATGAAGCATGAATTTCCCTATGGAATGATGATTACCGCCAGCCATAATCCGGCCATTTACAACGGAATTAAGGTATTCACTGCCGGAGGCCGGGATGCGGACGAGGTACAGACGAAGGATATCGAAGATTATATCGGAGATCTGAAGCCGGAAGATGTACAGGAAACAGAATACGAAACGGGCAAACAGGAAGGCTATATCCGGGAAATTTATCCCCTGAACGAGTACCTGGACAATATCATTGATTCTGTGGATATGCAGGCGATTCGGAATGCGGGGCTGAAAGTGGCTCTGGATCCCATGTACGGCGTCAGCGAAACGTCCCTGAAGATGATTCTGATGACCGCCCGCTGCGAGGTGGCCACCATACACGACAGACACGATACCCTGTTCGGCGGAAAACTGCCGGCTCCCTCGGCAGCCACCCTTCATTCCCTGCAGAATTATGTGGTGGAAAAGAAATTTGACATCGGTATAGCCACAGACGGGGACGCAGACCGCATCGGCGTTATTGATGACCAGGGGAATTTTCTGCATCCCAACGATATTCTGGTGCTGCTCTATTATTATCTTGTGAAATTCAGGGGCTGGAGCGGGCCGGTGGTGCGGAATATTGCAACCACCCATATGCTGGACAAGGTGGCGAAGCAGTTTGGCGAAACCTGTTACGAGGTTCCCGTAGGTTTCAAGCATATATCTGCCAAAATGCAGGAATCCGGGGCTATAATCGGCGGAGAATCTTCCGGCGGGCTTACCGTGCGGGGACATATCAACGGAAAAGACGGAATTTATGCGGCAGCGCTCCTGATTGAGATGATTGCCGTAACCGGAAAAAAACTTTCCCGGATTATGGAAGATATTTACCGGGAATGCGGCGCCATTCACATGGAAGAGCGGGATTATCAGTTCACACCGGAAAAGAAAAAGCACATGCAAAAGATTCTGATGGAAGATAAACTTCTGCCGGAACTGCCGGAAGAAATCGACCATATTTCCTATCTGGACGGAAGCAAGGTTTATTTCAGAAATGGCGGCTGGGTCATTGCCAGATTTTCCGGTACGGAACCGCTGCTGCGTATTTTCTGTGAAATGCCAGAGGCCTCCCAGGCAGCGGAAATCTGCGGCATATACGAGAAATTTCTGGAACTGTAA